From a region of the Deinobacterium chartae genome:
- the lysS gene encoding homocitrate synthase, which yields MNDRSPTPHLPASRWAIIDSTLREGEQFARARFSTADKLEIARALDAFGVEYLEVTTPMAGNGSAEDARKLVDLGLRARIITHVRCHMEDARRAIDTGVHGLDLLFGTSSYLREFSHGKSIDAIIDTAREVIAFVKSQGVAVRFSAEDTFRSEENDLLRVYRAVDEIGVDRVGLADTVGVATPRQVYALVREVRRAVSCDIEFHGHNDTGCAVANAFEAIEAGATHVDTSILGIGERNGITPLGGFLARMFTLDPQGLIDKYDLALLPELDRMIARMVGLEVPWNNYLTGEFAYNHKAGMHLKAIYLNPGAYEAIPPEIFGVGRRVQAASKLTGKHAVAYRARELGLHFGDDALRRVTDHIKNLAEQGDLDDEHLEQVLRSWVTA from the coding sequence GTGAACGATAGGTCCCCCACCCCCCACCTTCCCGCCTCGCGCTGGGCCATCATCGACTCGACCCTGCGCGAGGGCGAGCAGTTCGCCCGTGCCCGCTTCAGCACCGCAGACAAGCTCGAGATCGCCCGCGCGCTCGACGCTTTCGGTGTGGAATACCTCGAGGTCACCACCCCCATGGCGGGGAACGGCTCCGCCGAGGACGCACGCAAACTGGTGGACCTGGGGCTGCGGGCCCGCATCATCACCCACGTGCGCTGCCACATGGAAGACGCGCGCCGCGCCATCGACACCGGCGTGCATGGCCTGGACCTGCTGTTCGGCACCTCGTCGTACCTGCGCGAGTTCAGCCACGGCAAGTCCATCGACGCCATCATCGACACCGCCCGCGAGGTGATCGCCTTCGTGAAGTCGCAGGGCGTGGCCGTGCGTTTCTCGGCCGAGGACACCTTCCGCAGCGAGGAAAACGACCTGTTACGCGTTTACCGCGCCGTCGATGAGATCGGCGTGGACCGCGTGGGCCTGGCCGACACGGTCGGGGTAGCCACCCCCCGCCAGGTGTACGCCCTGGTGCGCGAGGTGCGCCGCGCGGTGAGCTGCGACATCGAGTTCCACGGCCACAACGACACCGGTTGCGCGGTGGCCAACGCCTTCGAGGCCATCGAGGCCGGTGCCACCCACGTGGACACCTCGATCCTGGGCATCGGCGAGCGCAACGGCATCACCCCCTTGGGCGGCTTTTTGGCACGCATGTTCACCCTGGACCCGCAGGGCCTGATCGACAAGTACGACCTTGCCCTGCTGCCCGAACTCGACCGCATGATCGCCCGCATGGTCGGCCTCGAAGTACCCTGGAACAACTACCTGACCGGCGAGTTCGCCTACAACCACAAGGCGGGCATGCACCTCAAGGCCATCTACCTCAACCCCGGCGCTTACGAAGCCATCCCGCCGGAAATCTTCGGGGTAGGACGCCGGGTCCAGGCGGCCTCCAAGCTCACCGGCAAGCACGCGGTGGCCTACCGCGCGCGCGAACTGGGCCTGCACTTCGGTGACGACGCCCTGCGCCGCGTGACCGATCACATCAAGAACCTCGCCGAGCAGGGCGACCTCGACGACGAACACCTCGAGCAGGTCCTGAGAAGCTGGGTGACCGCGTGA
- a CDS encoding 3-isopropylmalate dehydratase large subunit, producing MTARPQTLAEKILSRRSGHAVYAGELAVVEVDQVMIVDSIAQSVIAVLKDLEATPKYPHKVSFVIDHVAPASSVSVAQAQKEAREYAAAHGCRLFDVGRGICHQVLIEERLAQPGWIVLGSDSHSTTYGAVAAFGTGMGATDIALAAASGRTWLKVPESVKVFLSGDLRPGVSAKDVALEMIRMLGADGATYQSIEIHAGDRFSRGERMTLANLCVEAGAKAGLVVPGGEVLHAYGYDFPEWVYPDPGARYLREVHIDLGTLAPRMSAPSEVDNVHDVSELRGLRVDQVFIGTCTNGRLEDLHAAARVLRGRRVAAHTRLLIIPASSEVMEAAMQDGTLLTLLQAGAVLGTPGCGPCMGRHQGVLAPGEVCVSTSNRNFIGRMGAADARIYLASPAVAAATAAMGAIALPSDLEEAPHA from the coding sequence GTGACCGCCCGCCCGCAGACCCTGGCCGAAAAGATCCTCTCGCGGCGCAGCGGCCATGCGGTGTACGCCGGTGAGCTGGCGGTGGTCGAGGTCGATCAGGTGATGATCGTAGACTCGATCGCCCAGAGCGTCATCGCCGTGCTCAAGGACCTCGAGGCCACCCCGAAGTACCCGCACAAGGTCTCGTTCGTGATCGACCACGTGGCTCCCGCCTCGAGCGTGTCGGTGGCGCAGGCCCAGAAGGAGGCGCGCGAATACGCCGCCGCCCACGGCTGCCGTCTGTTCGACGTGGGACGCGGCATCTGCCACCAGGTCCTGATCGAGGAACGCCTGGCCCAGCCGGGCTGGATCGTGCTGGGCAGCGACAGTCACTCCACCACCTACGGGGCGGTCGCTGCCTTCGGCACCGGCATGGGTGCCACCGACATCGCCCTGGCTGCCGCCTCGGGCCGTACCTGGCTCAAGGTGCCCGAGAGCGTCAAGGTCTTCCTTTCAGGCGACCTGCGCCCGGGTGTGAGTGCCAAGGACGTCGCCCTCGAGATGATCCGGATGCTGGGCGCCGACGGTGCCACTTACCAGAGCATCGAGATTCACGCCGGAGACCGCTTCAGCCGCGGCGAGCGCATGACCCTGGCCAACCTGTGCGTAGAAGCCGGTGCCAAGGCCGGACTGGTGGTTCCCGGCGGCGAGGTGCTGCACGCCTACGGCTACGATTTCCCCGAGTGGGTCTACCCCGATCCCGGCGCCCGCTACCTGCGCGAGGTGCACATCGACCTCGGCACGCTGGCCCCGCGCATGAGCGCACCCAGCGAGGTGGACAACGTTCACGACGTGTCCGAACTGCGCGGCCTGCGGGTGGATCAGGTGTTCATCGGCACCTGCACCAACGGCCGCCTCGAGGACCTGCACGCCGCCGCCCGGGTGCTGCGCGGCCGCCGGGTGGCCGCGCACACCCGCCTGCTCATCATTCCCGCCTCGAGCGAAGTGATGGAGGCCGCCATGCAAGACGGCACCCTGCTGACCCTGCTGCAGGCAGGTGCGGTGCTGGGCACCCCGGGCTGCGGGCCGTGCATGGGCCGCCACCAGGGCGTTCTGGCTCCCGGCGAGGTGTGCGTGTCCACCTCGAACCGCAACTTCATCGGCCGCATGGGTGCCGCCGACGCCCGGATCTACCTGGCGAGCCCGGCGGTCGCGGCGGCCACCGCCGCGATGGGCGCCATCGCGCTCCCCAGCGACCTCGAGGAGGCTCCCCATGCCTAA
- a CDS encoding homoaconitate hydratase (catalyzes the formation of homoisocitrate from cis-homoaconitate) yields MPKVWKFGDSVNTDDILPGKYAPFMVGEDVFQTYAFAHLRPGLAAELGRGDVLVGGRNWGLGSSREYAPMALKKLGIGGIIAHSFARIHYRNLLNLGIPAFESPEIADLLEEGDTVELDPRSGLLIRRTAAGEQQLQLPPPPEFLREALEAGSILEFYRRFKRFPGEREGAVE; encoded by the coding sequence ATGCCTAAGGTGTGGAAGTTCGGAGACTCGGTCAACACCGACGACATCCTGCCCGGCAAGTACGCGCCCTTTATGGTGGGCGAGGACGTGTTCCAGACCTACGCCTTCGCGCACCTGCGCCCGGGACTTGCCGCCGAACTCGGACGCGGCGACGTGCTGGTCGGCGGGCGCAACTGGGGTCTGGGCTCGAGCCGCGAGTACGCCCCGATGGCCCTGAAAAAACTCGGCATCGGCGGCATCATCGCGCACTCGTTCGCCCGCATCCACTACCGCAACCTGCTCAACCTGGGCATCCCGGCCTTCGAGTCCCCCGAGATCGCCGACCTGCTCGAGGAGGGCGACACGGTGGAACTCGACCCGCGCAGCGGCCTGCTGATCCGCCGCACGGCCGCGGGCGAGCAGCAACTGCAGCTGCCGCCCCCGCCCGAATTCCTGCGCGAGGCCTTGGAGGCCGGATCGATCCTCGAGTTTTACCGACGCTTCAAGCGCTTTCCTGGCGAGCGCGAGGGGGCGGTAGAATGA
- the lysW gene encoding lysine biosynthesis protein LysW, translating to MSVNFECPECGATITLQNPELGELVICDECGTELEVTSLEPPRLSPAPQEDEDWGE from the coding sequence ATGTCCGTCAACTTTGAATGCCCCGAGTGCGGCGCCACCATCACCCTCCAAAACCCCGAACTGGGCGAACTGGTCATCTGCGACGAGTGCGGCACCGAACTCGAGGTCACCTCGCTCGAGCCGCCGCGCCTGAGCCCCGCGCCGCAAGAAGACGAGGACTGGGGCGAGTAA
- the lysX gene encoding lysine biosynthesis protein LysX: MADFAIIYDRVRPDERMLFDALEELGVAYDKVYAPDLKLTFGEPLPWKVALERCVSQSRGHAITRALEGFGVRVVNPSDVIELCGDKLATNARLARHGVPTPKTGVAFTPEAALDLIERFGYPVVMKPTVGSWGRLLSRINDRDAAEAVLEHKEVLGGYQHHVYYVQELIRKPGRDIRAFVVGGECIAAIYRSSEHWVTNTARGAKASNCPVTPDIADLALRAAHAVRGEVVAIDLLEDPERGLLVNEINHTMEFKNSVTTTGVNIPRRMVEYALSTVSG; the protein is encoded by the coding sequence ATGGCCGACTTTGCCATCATCTACGACCGCGTCCGCCCCGACGAGCGCATGCTCTTTGACGCCCTCGAGGAACTCGGGGTGGCGTACGACAAGGTCTATGCCCCGGACCTGAAGCTCACCTTCGGCGAGCCGCTTCCCTGGAAGGTGGCCCTCGAGCGCTGCGTGTCGCAGTCGCGCGGCCACGCCATCACCCGCGCCCTCGAGGGCTTCGGGGTGCGGGTGGTCAATCCTTCCGACGTGATCGAGCTGTGCGGCGACAAGCTGGCCACCAACGCCCGGTTGGCCCGTCACGGCGTTCCGACCCCCAAGACCGGCGTGGCCTTCACGCCCGAGGCGGCGCTGGACCTGATCGAGCGCTTCGGCTATCCGGTGGTCATGAAGCCCACCGTGGGCAGCTGGGGACGGCTGCTGTCGCGCATCAACGACCGTGACGCAGCCGAGGCGGTTCTCGAGCACAAGGAGGTGCTGGGCGGCTACCAGCACCACGTCTACTACGTGCAGGAACTGATCCGCAAGCCCGGGCGCGACATCCGCGCCTTCGTGGTGGGCGGCGAGTGCATCGCCGCGATCTACCGCTCCTCCGAGCACTGGGTCACCAACACCGCGCGCGGCGCCAAGGCCAGCAACTGCCCGGTCACCCCCGACATCGCCGATCTCGCGCTGCGCGCCGCGCACGCGGTGCGCGGCGAAGTGGTCGCCATCGACCTGCTCGAGGACCCGGAGCGCGGGCTGCTGGTCAACGAGATCAACCACACCATGGAGTTCAAGAACTCGGTCACCACGACCGGCGTGAACATCCCGCGCCGCATGGTCGAGTACGCCCTGAGTACGGTCAGCGGTTGA